The Dyadobacter subterraneus region GCATGCATTCGGTCTGCCGCAACCTTTGCACCCACTAATCAGCTTGCTCGATTTCAACAAGGTGCAAATCACGGCCGAAATGCTGGCCGATACTTTTGCCATGGATTTTTATAACATCACCTATAATGAATCGGCGGGCTGCCGGATGCGGTATGGGCAGACAACTTACGATTTTCAGCAAGCCGGTATGTTTTTTTCCTCGCCAGGCCAGCCGCTGACGGGCATTCAAATAGCCGAATCGACCCTGGGATTTACATTGCTAGTTCACCCTGATTTTCTGCGAAACTATCCACTAGACGCCAAAATCAAACATTATGGCTTTTTCTCCTACTCGGTGACCGAGTCGCTGCATTTGTCGGACAAAGAACAGTTAATCATTCAGGGCATTGCCAGAAACATCGGCGACGAGCTCGAAACGGCGATCGACGAGCTGAGCCAGGATGTGCTGATTTCGCAGTTGGAACTGATGCTGAATTACAGTCAGCGGTTTTACAAACGCCAGTTTATTACCCGAAACCCAATTCACAATGCATTGCTGGAAAAGATGGACCAATTGCTGAAGAATTATTTCGACGAGGAGACCGCCCTGCTGAAAGGGCTTCCGAGCGTTCAGTATTTTTCAGACCAACTGCACGTTTCACCCCACTATCTTGGCGACATGCTCCGCGCACTGACCGGCCAGAGTACGCAGCAGCACATTCACAATAAGCTTATTGAGAAAGCAAAGGAAGTTTTGACATTTAGTGATCTGACAGTAGGTGAAATCGCCTATCAGCTCGGTTTTGAGCATCCGCAGTCTTTTAGTAAGTTATTCAAATCA contains the following coding sequences:
- a CDS encoding helix-turn-helix domain-containing protein, giving the protein MKREHLKPRVYHSIAEMQHAFGLPQPLHPLISLLDFNKVQITAEMLADTFAMDFYNITYNESAGCRMRYGQTTYDFQQAGMFFSSPGQPLTGIQIAESTLGFTLLVHPDFLRNYPLDAKIKHYGFFSYSVTESLHLSDKEQLIIQGIARNIGDELETAIDELSQDVLISQLELMLNYSQRFYKRQFITRNPIHNALLEKMDQLLKNYFDEETALLKGLPSVQYFSDQLHVSPHYLGDMLRALTGQSTQQHIHNKLIEKAKEVLTFSDLTVGEIAYQLGFEHPQSFSKLFKS